The DNA window GATATTAACTTTCAGCATAAGGGTATTTCTTTGCTCTATAATAAAACAGGCGGTTTATCCTATAGGAAAACATTTACTGAAAATAAATTTTTTCAGGCCGTAAAAACCATCAATGAATTAGAGTTAAGACAATATGATCTGATCATTAATGACTATGAACCTTTAACGGGTTGGGCCTGCAAGTTGAAAAAACTCCCAATGATTGAACTTAGTCATCAGGCTTCCATGAGTTTTTCTGAGACTCCAAAACCTGAGAAAAAAGATTTTCTTGGGGAACTTATTCTTAAATACTATGTTCCAAGTGCAAGGAAAATAGGTTTTCATTTTGAAAATTATCATCCTCAAATAAAAAAACCCGTTATAAGACATAAGATACGTAACCTTAATCCTGATAAAAAAGGATATTATCTTGTCTATTTACCGAGCTTTTCGGATGAAAATATTATCAAGATCTTAAAACAGATTCCTGTGCAATGGAAGGTGTTTTCTAAATACAGCAAAAATAAAGCTAAAGTAGAAAATGTAGAAGTTTTCCCAATTGATGAAGTCGAG is part of the Chryseobacterium paludis genome and encodes:
- a CDS encoding glycosyltransferase family protein codes for the protein MKILYAFQGTGNGHVARAQEIIPILKKYASVDTLISGHQSQLKADFDINFQHKGISLLYNKTGGLSYRKTFTENKFFQAVKTINELELRQYDLIINDYEPLTGWACKLKKLPMIELSHQASMSFSETPKPEKKDFLGELILKYYVPSARKIGFHFENYHPQIKKPVIRHKIRNLNPDKKGYYLVYLPSFSDENIIKILKQIPVQWKVFSKYSKNKAKVENVEVFPIDEVEYLKCFENCDGILCNAGFEAPAEALFLEKKLFVIPIHNQYEQECNACALDKMGISNSKILKLEEIMAWVASDEHFKVDYPDDIEKILVNEVLIL